In the genome of Cystobacter ferrugineus, one region contains:
- a CDS encoding PA0069 family radical SAM protein has translation MKPRPVSNPPNPWDTTAVEYLEEIPPTKLEVLEDHSREVLGRNDSPDVGFTWSVNPYRGCLHACAYCYARPYHEFLGFGAGTDFETKLVVKPRAAELLRDAFERKSWKGETVAFSGVTDCYQPLEASLRLTRACLEVCAEYRNPVGIITKGPLIERDLDVLQTLAQQARLTVCITLPFHDEAVAHAMEPYVASPRRRLLTIERLASAGISVCVAVAPLIPGLNDEDMVRVLTAAKEAGATRAFSTLLRLPGPVQGVFEQRLREKLPLRAERVLHRIRETRGGELNDSRFRVRMRGEGLYADTLHQLFSSTARRLGLRTSEPMEADGDKESTFRRPMKSGTQLSFF, from the coding sequence GTGAAGCCGCGTCCCGTCTCCAATCCGCCCAACCCCTGGGACACCACCGCCGTGGAGTACCTGGAGGAGATTCCTCCCACGAAGCTGGAGGTGCTCGAGGACCACAGCCGCGAGGTGCTCGGACGCAACGACAGCCCCGACGTGGGCTTCACCTGGAGCGTCAACCCGTACCGCGGCTGCCTCCATGCCTGCGCGTACTGCTACGCCCGGCCCTACCACGAGTTCCTCGGCTTCGGCGCCGGCACCGACTTCGAGACGAAGCTCGTGGTGAAGCCCCGCGCCGCGGAACTCCTGCGCGATGCCTTCGAGCGCAAGAGCTGGAAGGGCGAGACGGTCGCCTTCAGTGGCGTCACCGACTGCTACCAGCCCCTCGAGGCCTCGCTCCGCCTCACGCGCGCCTGCCTGGAGGTGTGCGCCGAGTACCGCAACCCCGTGGGCATCATCACCAAGGGCCCCCTCATCGAGCGCGACCTGGACGTGCTCCAGACGCTCGCCCAGCAGGCCCGGCTGACGGTGTGCATCACCCTGCCCTTCCATGACGAGGCCGTGGCGCACGCCATGGAGCCCTATGTGGCCTCGCCCCGCCGGCGCCTGCTCACCATCGAGCGGCTGGCCTCCGCGGGCATCTCCGTGTGCGTGGCCGTCGCCCCCCTCATCCCCGGACTCAACGACGAGGACATGGTGCGCGTGCTCACCGCGGCGAAGGAAGCGGGCGCCACCCGGGCCTTCTCCACCCTGCTGCGCCTGCCCGGCCCCGTGCAGGGCGTCTTCGAGCAGCGCCTGCGCGAGAAGCTCCCCCTGCGCGCCGAGCGCGTCCTGCACCGCATCCGCGAGACGCGCGGAGGCGAGCTCAACGACTCGCGCTTCCGCGTCCGCATGCGCGGGGAGGGCCTCTACGCCGACACCCTCCACCAGCTCTTCTCCTCCACCGCGCGCCGCCTGGGGCTGAGGACGAGCGAGCCCATGGAGGCGGACGGCGACAAGGAGAGCACCTTTCGCCGCCCCATGAAGTCCGGCACCCAGCTCAGCTTCTTCTGA